A window of Pusillimonas sp. DMV24BSW_D genomic DNA:
CTCGAACACATCGATAGGTGTCACCACCCCTTCAATTGTGCCGAACTCGTCGGTAACCAAAACCAATTGCCCCCGCGAACGTTTAAGTGTTTCCATGAGTCGTAATGCACCAATGGACTCATGCACAATCAGCGGATCACGCAGGCGCGACAACTTTACATTGCCCGACGTCAGAATATCGGTAAGCAACTCTTTCGCCCGCCCGATGCCGATTACCTCATCGAGAGAACCCCGACACACCGGGAAAAAGCTATGCGGCGTTTTAATAATTTGCTGCCGGATATCATCGGGGGAATCATCAAGATTGATCCACGACACATCGTTGCGCGGCGTCATGATGGAATGGATATTGCGATCAGCCAGTGTCAATACGCCACTGACCATGTTGCGCTCTTCCTCACCAAAAACCTGGGCGGCCGCCGGTGCAGCTTTGTCTGTTTGCGGTTGCTCGGGCCCGATTAACGGCTTGCGCCCCAGCATGCGCATAATGCCTTCTGCTGTACGCTCACGCATAGGTCGGTGCTGCTCTTCTTTCTTTCGATTCCGCCGGGCAACCTGGTTCAAGGCTTCAATAAGAACCGAGAACCCGATGGCCGCATACAAATACCCTTTAGGAACATGAAAGCCAAACCCTTCAATAACCAGGGAAAAACCAATCATGAGCAAAAAGCCCAGGCATAACACCACGACCGTTGGATGCGCATTTACAAATTTGGTCAGCGGCTTGGAGGCAAACAACATAACCCCAATAGCAAACACCACTGCGACCATCATTACCGACAACTGCTCGACCATCCCCACTGCGGTAATGACAGCGTCGATTGAAAAGACGGCATCCAGAATAATAATTTGAGTAACGATCAGCCCGAAGCTGGCATGCAAGCGTGCGCCGGATGCGTGTTGGGCACGGCCCTCAATACGCTCGTGCAGCTCCAGTGTGCCCTTGAACAGCAGAAAAAACCCGCCCAGAATCAGAATGAGATCACGACCGGAAAAATCAACGGGCCCCAGCGAAAACAACGGCTGGGTCAGCTTGATCATCCAGGACATAAGCGTCAGCAAAGCCAGGCGCATGATCAACGCCAAAGACAAACCCATGATTCGGGCACGATCTTGCTGATGAGGAGGTAATTTATCGACCAGAATGGCGATGAAAATCAGGTTGTCGATACCCAGAACAACTTCCAGGACGATCAAGGTCGCTAACCCGACCCAAGCCGCGGGGTCACCCAGCCACTCGAAACCAAATGTTTCCATTAGTTGCGTCCCCGCATTAATTTACTTGGCATTCAAATGTGCCAGCATTTGCGTAAAAATTTTGGGGCTGCCGGCAATAACGCTGCCGGTTTCA
This region includes:
- a CDS encoding TerC family protein produces the protein METFGFEWLGDPAAWVGLATLIVLEVVLGIDNLIFIAILVDKLPPHQQDRARIMGLSLALIMRLALLTLMSWMIKLTQPLFSLGPVDFSGRDLILILGGFFLLFKGTLELHERIEGRAQHASGARLHASFGLIVTQIIILDAVFSIDAVITAVGMVEQLSVMMVAVVFAIGVMLFASKPLTKFVNAHPTVVVLCLGFLLMIGFSLVIEGFGFHVPKGYLYAAIGFSVLIEALNQVARRNRKKEEQHRPMRERTAEGIMRMLGRKPLIGPEQPQTDKAAPAAAQVFGEEERNMVSGVLTLADRNIHSIMTPRNDVSWINLDDSPDDIRQQIIKTPHSFFPVCRGSLDEVIGIGRAKELLTDILTSGNVKLSRLRDPLIVHESIGALRLMETLKRSRGQLVLVTDEFGTIEGVVTPIDVFEAIAGEFPDEDESPDIIQEDENRWKVDGAADIHHLEQVLATDGLVNDEEGYSTLAGYLLGRFGHLPAPGDACELERPHARFTFKVLRLEGRRIATVLVERSPVMPDGDTVPEAS